A region of the Siniperca chuatsi isolate FFG_IHB_CAS linkage group LG23, ASM2008510v1, whole genome shotgun sequence genome:
AATATGATGACAGAAAAGATCAGGAGAGTAAGACTTCATGAAGGCTCATCAAATGGGCTGTTGTAATTTCAACTACAGGTAGGTACTGTTATTGTCTTTTGAGCCCcgtttttttagcctatatttctttacattttggcaaattggcactattaaaagtatgccgaattacctattagcagttcctgtttgcagtgtacccatggatgtacagacaactatcactggattattttgatactgaagaaaacttaaaaacatgatgctTCTCAGCCAAATTCGGCAGcgtctttttttctatgatttctaagcgtTTTTATAGACGTTTTCAGCGATATCCATAGTGCCCAGTtgattttgtccaatacttcgATCAAATACCTTCATATTACAAGggaaagttttacatttttgggaaatatgcttatttaacGCTGTTTCATTGCCGAGGTTGCCCGGCAACCagagagactccaggaagttactggtcccagcCAAGTAATACTCAATAACGGCGATTTGTCGTTTTTACGTGAGTTAatgttttcctcctgtttcaagtctttatgctagctAGGCAAAGTTAGCCACAGCTCACCGTACTGTACGTATATGctagtggtattgatcttctcttcTTTTATCTATCTTACAGTTTGATTGTCTTTTACAGTGAGACAATTAGAGCCTCACAGAGCTCACCTTGAACCTAAAAATTTAATTACACAGACACCATTGTTGTGAAATTTGGTAACTGTGGAGGGTTTCACCTTCTGAGTTGGTTCAAGTCTGGGAGTCAAGGACAGCAGTGGTCTCTGAGTTGAATTATATTAATGTATAAAGAtaagtatttttgtgtttctctgtacCCTCAGCTGTTTCATGTCAACTCCTGAGTTACCTGAGTCAGCCTGGATTTCCCCCGAGGTCTACGTCCTGCACGATCTGCTGTGTGTCAATGTGAGCcatgtgtttttcagtttaCATTCACACCAAATAAATCAGACAAAACACGTGTTCAGGGCGGCTGTGATGTGGTCCTGGAGTGACATGGGGAACTTGATGAACTTCAGCTTGGTGGCTGGAAGGCACTCTTAAACTCATGGATGCTGGAAATTAGTGGTAGTGCTGAGGGAGCTGCAGCTCCCCCAAAAACCTTTAGACTTTAGttaataaaaaagttttaactTATATTTTTTCCACCGTTTCTTACTGGGATATAGGCTACATGTGAAGTACACAAATATCTATGGTGGTAAAGAGGTTTTTACTTATCATTTGTATTAGTCCATTATTAGATTCCTTGCAATGCGACAGGTCGGAGCTTTTCTACTGAGAGTTTTTCAAGTGTCCAACTgaatcaaagtaactaaagaCATCAGGGCACCAATCACCCTTTCAGACAGACCTTGAAGTGGTAAACCCATACAGCTACAGGGAGAGTACATAATGTAAGTGTAATTGCTGCGCATGGCAGCATGCGTGATTTGGTTTAAACTAATCAAGTTAGCTCAAAGAGGAAATTATAGTTCCTTTCATCACCACCACTCAGGTTCAGCATGGGGTTCAATTCAGCCTCCAGGCTCTCAGTTTTCCTGTAAAGAACTCAATCAAAATTCACAAGATTAAATGTGTGATTGCAGGACTGACAGCTTTTTATGTCCCTTTTCATTTCAGACTAACCAAGGCCAGACACTCAAAGCTGTCAGCTCTTCAATAAGAGATGAGATAGAGGAATCATAGGCCAAGAGTACACCTTGCACTCAGCCCTGCCATTCTGCATCTGCATTCTGCAACTGTTCCTGTTTTCCAGTGTAAGTAAAAAAGGGGAACATCCTGtggacatgtttttttctagtAAAAGAATACTTGCAgcggctataatcgatatttgtataataacataacataaaggtttcgctcgtagtgatgaacctacagagaatcatcagctgaatctgcagctcccctaggctttacggagcttcatagtgagtttcagctcattgtttcagaatcagaatcagaaatactttattgatccccgaagggaaactctttgttacagcagctcgcctttacgtcagtgcacacaggagaaagtactagcaaaaaatataatacaatacaatacataataCAATTTCagcgctctcatagcgtcgttttcagagaaaaagctgtaaaaagccgctGTACacgacctgctcagcagcaaacagcagacagatgcAGCGGAgtccagctggtgaacatagcggagcatctagcagctaaagagccagatatttccctcaggagctggtggagaccaaacacagagctgacagagagaagactggACAGAcgttcatcaggtgacacaaacacgactccaagttggatgtgtaaataagcgaCTGTTTTcgtcatatcaacttaaaatgtgaagatatctcaatgttgtgttcataaCTTGTTTCTgtgcatgctcacaatgacaatgctaacatgctgatgtttagcaggtataaagtTCACCATAgttatttttatagtttattgtgttagcatgctaacatttgctcattagcactaaacacaaaattgagctgaggctgatgggaatgttcaGAGCTGCCAAGTTTTCAATTTGGTTTGGAGTGGGATTCGGTATCGGTGAAGCTGGTGCACTTTATGAGTAGGccttctgtgacattacccacTGCAGGGGTCGGCGTCATCACTCCTCAACCCCcaggaattttgtttaaaaagttcaccagccaaattcacaattttaaagcatgtgtAGATTGTTGATCAGCATACTTGCCAACCTCTAGACATCAGAGCCTAAATCAGGAGACCAAACCGAACCTGGGTATCTGGGGATCTTCCCCCAGAAAATTGTTCATTTCAGAGACTTTTCCTGCATTCTAGTGAATTTATGGAGTCCTTCTGTTGCCAAAATGTGGAGTctggaggagaggggggaagGGGGCATTGGGACTCTCAGGAGAATCTGGAGGGTTGGCAAGTAGGTACATCTACAAACattgtatgaaaagtaaatgaagtagaaaaacacattgttcaaaGACAATGGATCCCTCAGGATAATTTTgtccagaaaacaaacaaacttgatTTTTGTGtgctttgggctctggaaaaaagCCAGACATTGTGCTGTGTACAGAGAAAGCCTAtttaacatatataaatatattttttcatgaagGAGTGGCTTTGAGGCTTCCTCTTATTTGGCGTGAGTTTTGTGAGATAGATTTGAGAAAGATGAGAGCGTGTTGGCAACCCTGTATAATGTCTCACGGTCAGTGCGGGAGACCTGGCAGCTCTGggaatgtcagtagttttgcaggtatttggtcataaaccaaaattcAGTAAAATTCATCCTCTAAGGATCATCCtcaaaatttcatggaaatccatttagtaattgagatatttcagcctggaacaaagtggtggaccgaccgactgacagactAACGTTGCTAATTATTAACTGTTCACCGCTCTACACGTTCAACCTGTGCTAAGAGCTGTCATCGTTTCCATCTCCACTAACCAAAAAAGGTTGAAAGCAGCTGTGTCACATCACCTGAAAACCTCCTGTTACATAAGATGTTTTTCTGTGAatgcaaacagagagaggaagtcACACATCATATAAGGATACAAGGAATACCATTTATCTTTCTTTACAACATGTGCAATATATATTCGAACAATATACAGATAACAGAATACATTACTTTGATAAAACAtctttacaacaacaacacacgtCTGTGAATGAGTCTCTAAAGAAGCTTAATGAGCCAAAGCTGTTATAGACCCCATTACAGAGTCCAGTGCAAAGCAATACAGGAGTGtgacagtgtttcagtgtgtgtgcaactGGACATCATAAAGAAAATCAATCATGTTTCAAAAGATGTATATTCACAGGGTTAATGTTATTTACATTAAACAAAGTGTGATTTGATTTACCATTAACATATATAGAAGATTCAATTCTTTATCTTTATTACTCTCTTCCATTTACTAGCCAAAGTGACTGATGATAATGTACACTTGAATAAGCTCACACTAACTTTTATATGACTTTAGTGTGAATGTAAAAAGAATTACAGCTCAGGACATTCAAATTACAAACTAAAATATAACATGGTACAGAAGAGATTGTGCTAAATTAAGGAGTACATcttttacagctgaaacaataagGTGATTAACCCACTAGCTGATAGACAGGAAACAATTTTGATGAGAGTTTAACCCAAAATTACACATCtcctcaaatgtaaatatttgtttttctttgtgaattGAACTTAATATCTCTGGGGTTTGGATTgatggtcgaacaaaacaaacactggaaaatactgaagtgcatttttcactattttctgacattttgtagacaacacgattaatcaataatcaaggaaataactggcagattaattgataatgaaaatagccATTAGTACCTTTCGAAAATGTGGTGACTGTGCTGGTAAtacatttatgtgtatgtgtttttaaggaaatatattataaatagaTAGTTTGACATATTATGGTAAtatcaaacatcaaacatgtttgaaataatCTTTTATGAGAACAACTGGCAGTGACTGGATCTGAAGACTTACATATCACACACtatatgattttatttgccAACTGTCAACACCGACTGACCCAGACTGGAACAGACCCAGTCCAACTTGGTCCCATCAGTCGTCTCGCCCAAATCATATTCATAATCGGCTCAACGATCATAATGTATGTCCTCGCCTTAACCTGAAGTTAGCCTCGTTTTATAAAGTTCACTAACGGACTGTAATCTCAAAATCTCCAGGAAACAACCCCAGGGCACGGTTTAtacagacgtgtgtgtgtgttggcatatGAAAGCCAGTAGTTTCCTCACGCGTCACAAAATGAATCTCAGTGTGGACAGATGCTCATATTCAGCCATTTTTCATATGTTACACTAAAGCAGTTAAATTTCAGCAAAGAGCGCAGACAACACCATCATGCTAATAGCTAAAGTGACTGGATTTGTTTTGACTCCGTCTAACCCCCAAAATCTCCATCCTGGCAGACTGAAAAGAGTTATTAAAACTCTTTTTTCTAGCAGCCATGTGAACCTAAACTTAAACCAACACTTGAAATTGCCACAGAGTAAACTTTTCCAGTCTGGATCagaccaaagaaaacaaactgtagGTGTGGCCGCACCCTCAGATGAGATCATACCTTCCTTAACTGCTACAAATCAGCAGATTAAGAGCAGttcatgttttcattgtcaTCTTAGTGAACACAGAGGTGGTGTTTCCGGTGGTCAGGATGCAGATGGGCACTGCGGACAGGTTTTGGGGGTGGGGTTGAGGTCTCTGAACGGCTCTGAGAGGCGTGGACCCTGCAGGCGGGACAGCAGCGTGGTTCGGCGGATGCTGCTGTCCGAATCCTGGTGGCCGAACTTGTTCCTCAGCCGGCGGCAACACGGCAGGCTGCTGGCAAAGTCGGAGAGGAGGTGGCCGCTGAAGATCATGTAGATCCAGGGGTTGCAGCAGCTGTTGAGGCTGGCCAGCAGGGCGGAGAGCGTCACGGTGGCGTTCTCAGAGTCTGCAGggaaacagaaagacacagatTTATCAGGCACGTTCTGAGATGTCAGCAACTAATCTGAGGTGTTTACTCTTTCTCTTGAGGGAGTCGTACTGTAGCTCTGAGTCACTGAGCTGCCTGTTAAATGTTTATACTCACCTCCAGCCTCAGTTTGAGCCTGTAATCAGTGGATTTACATTTTGGACCTTCCTATACACtgtatagggctgcaactaacaattattttcattacagattcatttgacaattattttctctgacCGCTCACTAAACCCGTTCCCTGAACAGTGATTGTCATAGCGTAGTAACCGTAACGCATGGCAGCTCTGTCAAGCGGTGTACATGGGGCTGCAGTCGGAGAGAtactctgcatttaaagagtttgaagGGTGGTGTGCTTTTTCCCTTtcaaaagccaaaaacacaagagcaaaagggGAACgcattaaacagtgtgtttgtctgctctttcGTAAGATGCAAACGTTAGTATGTCCAGCTAACTAATATAGAAAAGAGggatttttatataaaaatactcagaAATTATCTTTTTGACACACATTTAGCATGTACCAAGAGATAAATGAACAGTTAACTCAGGGACACAGGAGTAGAACTTGgaaaatttatttttcatttcactgtccAGGAGTCGCCAAATCTAGCTTTATTATCTAAACTTAAGGCTTAAAACTGCACATTTTTAGTCGATATGAACTACATGCAACGTTTTTGTGAGTTTGGCTGAAAACCTGCAGTTCTTCTATCCATAATCCAGGTGGGAGCCATCATTTTGAATCATTTCTGTTTGTCATAGTAGTTTGGAGCAAGGATCAGAGATCCACACAGATAAACCGGTTAAATTTGATGTCGctgcacacagagagacaggtttTGTGGCTTGAATACATTTTCGATTTTTTGGTTTTAAGCAGCTGGTGCTGCCATTCaacatgttcagttttgattgtttttatgcCAAAAAGGGATGAGAACTCAGTGTTCCTCTGAAAATGTATTCCTGTCAGGTTCAAAAAGCCCCTGAAAGCAGCACTTGGACTATCACGAGTCAGTAAAAGTCTCTCTTGGAAAAAGTCAGTCTCTTGGTAACCGTAATGAAATTCTTCCGGTGGGTGAGCAGCTCCTTGAGGCTGACTGAGCAGGTTTTTACAGACTTTGAGGTGGCAAAGTAAAATTCATATCTTCACCTCCATCATATGAAACTCACGCTACACTGACTGCACATGTCAGACTTTAAATAAAATGCCTTTTTGATTTAGTCTTTGCAGGTTGGCCACATGCAAAGTTTCCAACTGAAATATTTCCACTTTTTCACTATGACCTACCACACATAAACACCTGCTTTTTAACTAATAGTTTGAAAAAGTGGAAATAAATTTGGTTCAGCGCTGACTCAGCTACTTTGTATctgatgtaaacacaacaacagcTGTGCGCCCAACTTTAGTggcagaggatgaatcctaatgaacTTTGTGATCTCTGACTTGTTCTCTGGCTTCACCAGCACGTTGACATTTTTGGGTTTTAATGGTGAACAGTTCGAAAAATttcccatgaaatttggttcagacattcatgttcagcatgatttgtaataattttgatgatcctctgacctttcctgcaaaactaacaacattcccatcagcctcagctgtgcagtgcagtgctaattagcaaatgctagcaagctaacatgctaaactaaggtggtgaacatggtaaacattatacctgctaaacatcagtgtgttagcattgtcattgtgagcatgttagcaggctgatcttagcatttagctcaaagcatgatggtggcgctagaggaaaagtaaggcgatcaccaaagtcaacataattcatcctctggggacattCATATCACGGTTTGCAACTACTGAGAAAACTTTTCTTCACAGGTGGATAACTTTTTGTGGATCACTGCTGGTTTTTCATTAAAGCCAAAAAATCTGTCCTATTATTCTACTCTAGTGATAAGTGATATAAGTTGgtgacattttctcattttccctAAATAATTAGGTTCCTAATGATAGACTATAGCTGGCATTATAAGCACATTATATGCTGCATAATTGCTGCTTTGGTCTGTGAAAGCAAATATAAGTGACCATAATGTCTCCCCCTTTGATTCCAGCCCAGATAGGATAGATAAAgagtttcattttcagacttttctgtAATCTTTGCTCTTTTCgagtctttgtgtgtttcacttGGCTGCAACACAAATTTCCCTCTGGGTACAGTTAAAGTTCAAAGACAAATGTagcctggggggggggggcatacACGTTGCTGCATTATAAGGGGCCACAAGCCAGAACAAACTGAAATGAATTGTTTCTATAAGAGGTGTATATGGACACAAGTTATTTATTGTCAGGTTAAAACTTTGGCGAGGTGGCATCCtcacagcagacagagcaggtGACTCACCGTCCCAGGAGAAGGTCTCGTCCCACACTGACCACATCTGCACGGTGAAGAAAGGCGCCCAGCACACCACGTACGCCAGCACGATTACGAAAGTCATCTTCACCGTGCGTAATTTGGCGCGGGAGATGGTGCTGACGCTGCTGACCGAGTTCCTGCCCAGGATCCCGCTGGCCTCTGCCCCCGCGCCGACGCTCTTCCTGCGGGTCTTATATTTGAGGTTCTTCCAGATTGTGCGGCAGATGAATCCGTAGCAGAACACGAGCACGGCCACGGGTACGAGGAAGATCCCGGCCGTGATCCAGGTGATGTACGCGCGAACCCCCCACGGCTCCACGAAGTGTCCCCAGCAGTCGTAGACGGCTGAGCCGGGGTGCACCTCGCTCAGGGAGAAGATGAAGTACTGCGGGGTGCTGAGGACCAGGCTGCACGCCCAGGTGGAGCCGATCATGATGTGCGCGCGCTGCGTTGGCTGCTGGAGCGTCTGCAGCGGGTGGCAGATGGCGATGTAGCGGTCCAGggtcatcatcaccatcatgtAGGTGGAGGCGAACATGCCCAGCACCTGCAGGTGCTTCACAATGCGGCACAGAAAGTCCGGCCCGTAGAAGCGGTAGGTGATCTCCCAGCAGAGCTGAGGCAGCACCTGGAAGAAGGCGACCACCAGATCCGCCAGGCTCAGGTGCTTCATGAACAGGTGCATGCGCGACGGTTTCCGCCGGGTTTTGTACGTGGCCAGCAGCACGCTCACGTTCCCCACCACCGCCGCGAGAAACGCGAGGCTCAGGACGGTGATCTCGATCTTGGCCACATCCTCGTTCCGTCCAAACGGGTCGGTGTCGTTTCTCTTCCTGATTACGCTGATGTTCCCAGCAGCCGCAGCGGCGCCGGTCTCCAGCGGCTGCGATAAGTTGAACTCCTCGGTGCAGTTTCTGCCCGTGATGTTGCAGGGGCTCTCCAAGGGGAAGAGCATGGTGGCCGCTTCTCCTCCGGGCGCACGGAGGTGACTGCCCGCCTGTGGGTTCCCCTCACCACCGGAGACTGTGGCTGTCAAACTCCTCGATTACTCACACATGTATGTGATGATCACCGGGTTGCACATGGATCCAGGAGGAGTGAACCAGTCAAAAATCataaacaaaatccacctgtgGCGCACAGCAGTTCCTGGTTTGAATCCGAGCTACACTGCAGCAGATCCAGCCTCTTTTAAAGGCTCCTGCCCCTGAGACCAGAGACCAGCCCCGCGtacccacacacatataccacaaccctacacacacactcttcctttTCCCTCTCACCCACTTAACAACACACAAGATAAAGTAGAGCCTGCAGGGAGGGATCTCTCCTGTATCTCCTGAGGGTGTGGACAGAAAAAAGTCTCAATAAacctaaatgtctttttaatttttttttttttttatcatggcTGTGAAATTATGGAGGATAATTTTAGCCAGAATTTTaaatcaaaagcaaaaatgttaaatgccaaatggaaaataataaatgcaaagggagggaggaaaatgaaaaacaaagagcataACATATTTTAGTCTTTCAAAATTTCttatatatgttttaattttcaagCTTTTGCATTTAAGCTtttctattttacatttcaggattttaaatttcacttttcaCTGCATCTTTCCTCATCACTCCCTGTCACAACAACAAGATCATTATTTTGAATGTTAGTAAAGtcaaaaaacatatatattaaatgtaaaacgatataaagcagagaaaagcagcaaatcctcacatttgagaggctggaaacACTTACTCTCTACTATCAGCTGATCGGTTCATTAACTAGCCTAATAATTTCCACATGAATTGCAACTAATCAGTAACAGGAACATTACTGGAATTAGCATCTAATTAACACTGTCTGATCCCCCATCTGAATTTCTGTTGATTTAGCCTTACATTATGCTGaccatggtgtgtgtgtgtgtgtgtgtgtggcattaatgtgtttatgtggagATAACCTGATAACATCAGAGACAGCGCTTGTTTTCTCAGCATTGAGCGAGACTTTGCTGAGAGAGAAGTGGAAAACGCCTGCAGGTAGACACATGAAGTGTCAAAGTTACAGCTTCCCTTCAAAGATCCTCACAAAGTTTTCCTAACAACAATCTCCTGAAGTTCTCTCCTTAACGAACAttcttaaatatattttaattttgtcatttaccTCAATGAATTCCTTAAAATCCGAACAAACCAAAGAATTAATTTTACATGAATAACAGAGAACAAACACTTATTTTCCagttattgttttttctgtgtgaagaGCTGCTTGTGctacttttttttatcatatgtgaaatttgacttttgtgaaaacaggaagtcaaaaatgtttttgctaatcTGATAGATGGAAACATACAAGCCTATTTAGGAACCAATGcgacaacagaaacaaattactttgatactgaagaactTAAAAATtcgatgattctcaggcaagttctgaagcgtctttttctatgatttctaagtggatttatggacTTTTGTTATcgatggacatcagagataatgatatcctcgggAAGTGTAAGTCACTGAGCTATGACTCGTGGAGGCTTTTGTCTGTTGGCTTTGTCCTGCTGAAAGTCCGTGTCTATTACATATCCTGTAATTT
Encoded here:
- the LOC122871233 gene encoding arg8-vasotocin receptor-like, which translates into the protein MLFPLESPCNITGRNCTEEFNLSQPLETGAAAAAGNISVIRKRNDTDPFGRNEDVAKIEITVLSLAFLAAVVGNVSVLLATYKTRRKPSRMHLFMKHLSLADLVVAFFQVLPQLCWEITYRFYGPDFLCRIVKHLQVLGMFASTYMMVMMTLDRYIAICHPLQTLQQPTQRAHIMIGSTWACSLVLSTPQYFIFSLSEVHPGSAVYDCWGHFVEPWGVRAYITWITAGIFLVPVAVLVFCYGFICRTIWKNLKYKTRRKSVGAGAEASGILGRNSVSSVSTISRAKLRTVKMTFVIVLAYVVCWAPFFTVQMWSVWDETFSWDDSENATVTLSALLASLNSCCNPWIYMIFSGHLLSDFASSLPCCRRLRNKFGHQDSDSSIRRTTLLSRLQGPRLSEPFRDLNPTPKTCPQCPSAS